From a region of the Thermus caldilimi genome:
- a CDS encoding metal-dependent hydrolase — protein MLEIRYLGHSAVWLSDGKNKVVIDPFLTGNPVAPVGVGEVQADLILVTHAHGDHFGDAVALSKKGGTVVSTFEIATYAEKHGAKAVPMNIGGTYRFPGSWLKWFPAWHSSSFPDGTYGGMPMGVVVELGGKRIYHAGDTALFSDMRLIGELGLDLAFLPIGDHFTMGPEDALKALDLLRPKRVVPIHYNTFPPIRQDGDAFAARAKEKGVEGHALKPGGVLFLE, from the coding sequence ATGCTGGAGATCCGGTACCTGGGCCACTCGGCGGTCTGGCTTTCCGACGGCAAGAACAAGGTGGTCATCGATCCCTTCCTCACCGGGAACCCCGTGGCCCCGGTGGGGGTGGGGGAGGTGCAGGCGGACCTGATCCTGGTCACCCACGCCCACGGGGACCACTTCGGCGACGCCGTGGCCCTGTCCAAGAAGGGAGGCACGGTGGTTTCCACCTTTGAGATCGCCACCTACGCGGAGAAGCACGGGGCCAAGGCGGTGCCCATGAACATCGGAGGCACCTACCGCTTCCCCGGGAGCTGGCTCAAGTGGTTCCCCGCCTGGCACTCCTCTAGCTTCCCCGACGGCACCTACGGGGGTATGCCCATGGGGGTGGTGGTGGAACTGGGGGGCAAGCGCATTTACCATGCCGGGGACACCGCCCTTTTCTCCGATATGCGCCTCATCGGGGAGCTGGGCTTGGATCTGGCCTTCCTGCCCATCGGGGACCACTTCACCATGGGACCGGAAGACGCCCTAAAGGCCCTGGACCTCCTAAGGCCCAAGCGGGTAGTACCCATCCACTACAACACCTTCCCTCCCATCCGTCAGGACGGGGATGCCTTCGCCGCTAGGGCCAAGGAAAAGGGCGTG
- a CDS encoding DUF3809 family protein: MKARLHLTLNGHPPQGLPLELKLEGNEVRGVFRQENPVLGEVALPFASRLKGESLEAKPLPPPSLKVEGRVLSGTKGLELELELSLVLPEGQTWGERAFARILELLFYKNLERSLSQRPYSPV, translated from the coding sequence ATGAAGGCCAGGCTGCACCTCACCCTGAACGGCCATCCCCCCCAGGGTTTACCCTTGGAACTTAAGCTGGAAGGAAACGAGGTCCGTGGGGTCTTCCGGCAGGAAAACCCCGTGCTGGGGGAGGTGGCCCTTCCCTTCGCCTCGAGGCTTAAGGGAGAGAGCCTCGAGGCCAAGCCCCTCCCCCCACCTTCCCTTAAGGTGGAGGGTCGGGTGCTTTCGGGCACGAAGGGGTTGGAGCTGGAACTGGAGCTCAGTTTGGTCCTCCCCGAGGGACAAACCTGGGGAGAGCGGGCCTTTGCCCGTATCCTGGAACTCCTCTTCTATAAAAACCTAGAGCGGTCCCTTTCCCAAAGGCCCTATTCTCCGGTATAG
- a CDS encoding DUF3248 domain-containing protein: MEKDLLEALGQHLVWRIGRAEEEEVLVVRVGLASATPRFRELPRLLNIPDAEVARLAKEGRVQVEWVEG, translated from the coding sequence GTGGAGAAGGACCTGTTGGAAGCCCTGGGCCAGCACCTGGTCTGGCGGATCGGCCGGGCCGAGGAGGAAGAGGTCCTGGTGGTGCGGGTGGGCTTGGCCTCGGCCACACCCCGCTTCCGGGAGCTGCCCAGGCTCTTGAACATCCCGGACGCCGAGGTGGCCCGCCTGGCCAAGGAAGGCCGGGTGCAGGTGGAGTGGGTGGAAGGATGA
- a CDS encoding class I SAM-dependent rRNA methyltransferase: MRILVNEKGAQRLLARHLWVFRRDVLSGPEEPGLYPVYWGKRFLALALFNPTSDLSVRAYRFRPARDPAEALLDNLDKALARRLPTLEKEPEGGFRLAHAEGDFLPGLVVDYYAGHLVLQTTAHAWEALLPQVAERLKPLAQSLLAKNDARVRELEGLPLYVRPLLGQAPERVAVKEGRIRYLVDLTGGQKTGAYLDQRDNRILMESFRGERALDVFSYAGSFGLHLALGFKEVISVDSSAEALRQAEENARLNGLTLKTVEANAFDHLRALEKAGERFDLIVLDPPAFAKGKKDLERAYRAYKEVNLRAIKLLKEGGLLATSSCSHHLTEPLFYQMLAEAAEDAHRSLRVVEKRGQGWDHPILLNHPETHYLKFALLEVL; this comes from the coding sequence ATGCGGATTCTCGTCAACGAAAAAGGAGCCCAGCGCCTCCTGGCCCGGCACCTTTGGGTCTTTCGCCGCGATGTGCTTTCAGGCCCCGAGGAGCCGGGCCTTTACCCCGTCTACTGGGGCAAGCGCTTTCTGGCCCTAGCCCTCTTCAACCCCACCAGCGACCTCAGCGTGCGGGCCTACCGCTTCCGACCCGCAAGGGACCCGGCGGAGGCGCTTTTGGACAACCTGGACAAAGCCTTGGCCCGGCGTCTCCCCACACTGGAAAAGGAGCCCGAAGGAGGCTTCCGCCTGGCCCACGCCGAGGGGGATTTCCTGCCGGGTCTGGTGGTGGACTACTACGCCGGCCACCTGGTCCTGCAGACCACCGCCCACGCCTGGGAAGCCCTCTTGCCCCAGGTGGCCGAGAGGCTCAAACCCCTGGCCCAAAGCCTCCTGGCCAAAAACGACGCCAGGGTCCGGGAACTCGAGGGCCTCCCCCTTTATGTCCGGCCCCTCCTGGGCCAGGCCCCCGAGCGGGTAGCGGTGAAGGAGGGCCGGATACGCTATCTGGTGGACCTCACGGGAGGCCAGAAGACCGGGGCCTACCTGGACCAGCGGGACAACCGGATCCTCATGGAAAGCTTCCGTGGGGAAAGGGCCCTGGACGTGTTCAGCTATGCGGGTAGCTTCGGCCTCCACCTGGCCCTGGGCTTTAAGGAGGTGATCAGCGTGGACAGCTCCGCCGAGGCCCTGAGGCAGGCGGAGGAAAACGCCAGGCTGAATGGGCTCACCCTGAAGACGGTGGAAGCCAACGCCTTCGACCACCTGAGGGCCCTGGAAAAGGCAGGGGAGCGGTTTGACCTCATCGTGCTGGACCCACCCGCCTTTGCCAAGGGGAAAAAGGATCTGGAAAGGGCCTACAGGGCCTACAAGGAGGTGAACCTAAGGGCCATCAAGCTCCTCAAGGAAGGGGGCCTGCTGGCCACCAGTAGCTGTAGCCACCACCTGACCGAGCCCCTCTTCTACCAGATGCTCGCCGAGGCCGCAGAAGACGCCCACCGCAGCCTAAGGGTGGTGGAGAAACGGGGGCAGGGATGGGACCATCCCATCCTCCTCAACCATCCCGAAACCCACTACCTGAAGTTCGCCCTTTTAGAAGTTCTCTGA
- a CDS encoding V-type ATPase subunit subunit G family protein — protein sequence MGGLGLIKSLAEKERELLARLEAAKKEAEALVGQAEAEARALLEDAEAKAKVLEAEYREREAKETEAILARYRAQAEAEARAVKEKAGARLEEAVALVLKEVLP from the coding sequence ATGGGAGGCCTGGGACTTATCAAGAGCCTGGCGGAGAAGGAAAGGGAGCTACTGGCCCGCCTCGAGGCCGCCAAGAAGGAGGCCGAAGCCCTGGTGGGGCAGGCCGAGGCGGAGGCTAGGGCCCTTCTGGAGGATGCCGAGGCCAAGGCTAAGGTTCTGGAGGCCGAGTACCGGGAACGGGAGGCCAAGGAAACGGAGGCCATCCTGGCCCGCTACCGGGCCCAGGCGGAGGCCGAAGCCAGGGCGGTGAAGGAGAAAGCGGGGGCCCGGTTGGAGGAGGCCGTGGCCCTGGTTCTGAAGGAGGTTTTGCCGTGA
- a CDS encoding V-type ATP synthase subunit I: MIAPMEKLVLAGPKAKAQELLHSLQQAGVVHLETLRVEELAEYRLSQEEREELRRWEGVAAGAEHTLTLLGREMEPARPFPDGPEAAEKALSPIQAHAEGLARQKQELEEELSLAQAYLEPLEKLAAMAQGLDRSAFFRVVPFLITEKELSLVEEALKKALEERFILASQPYSKGVAGLLVVHRKDLEAAKAALSRAGVAELRLPGNYGDLPLSEAARRLKERAEAAPKELSEVRQALYRLAQEASSTLQSLWTRAKDEAARLKALEELASGRFGFALLGYVPVKAKGRVEEALARHKDQVIYAFEPVDEHHEADRVPVALDNPPWVKPFELLVSFLNTPKYGSLDPTPVVPLFFPFWFGMIVGDIGYALLFLLLGRWLSGFVKRNEPLVIDLFALRLKPAVIGKLVYILNWMVFWTVVWGFVYGEFFGTFLEHLGVFGTPEHPGLIPILIPRIDTAKTANLLILLSVAFGVVMVFWGLVLRAYLGLKHRHMGHFWEGVGYLGGLVGILALAASYLGNLQAGWLSGLLYLGFGVFLLAVLLSRMWLMIPEIFTQAGHILSHIRIYAVGAAGGILAGLLTDVGFALAERIGLLGVFLGIAVAGVLHLLILLLTTLGHMLQPIRLIWVEFFTKFGFYEENGRPYRPFKSVRETL; this comes from the coding sequence GTGATCGCTCCCATGGAGAAGCTGGTCCTGGCCGGGCCCAAGGCCAAGGCCCAGGAGCTTCTCCACAGCCTCCAGCAGGCGGGGGTGGTCCACCTGGAAACCCTCCGGGTGGAAGAGCTGGCCGAGTATCGGCTTTCCCAGGAAGAGCGAGAGGAACTCAGGCGCTGGGAGGGGGTGGCGGCGGGAGCCGAGCATACCCTCACCCTCTTGGGCCGGGAGATGGAGCCCGCAAGGCCCTTTCCCGATGGGCCAGAGGCGGCGGAAAAGGCCCTTTCCCCCATCCAGGCCCACGCTGAGGGCCTCGCCCGGCAGAAGCAGGAACTGGAGGAGGAGCTCTCCCTGGCCCAGGCCTACCTGGAACCCTTGGAGAAGCTTGCCGCCATGGCCCAGGGCCTGGACCGAAGCGCCTTCTTCCGGGTGGTGCCCTTTTTGATCACGGAAAAGGAGCTTTCCCTGGTGGAGGAGGCCTTGAAAAAGGCCCTGGAGGAGCGGTTCATCCTGGCCAGCCAGCCCTACTCCAAAGGGGTTGCCGGGCTTCTCGTGGTGCACCGCAAGGACCTCGAGGCGGCCAAGGCTGCCCTCTCCCGGGCCGGGGTGGCGGAGTTGCGCCTCCCTGGCAACTACGGCGACCTTCCCCTAAGCGAGGCCGCCCGCCGGTTGAAGGAGCGGGCCGAGGCTGCCCCCAAGGAGCTTTCCGAGGTGCGCCAGGCCCTTTACCGGCTGGCCCAGGAGGCCTCCTCCACCCTGCAAAGCCTCTGGACCCGGGCCAAGGACGAGGCGGCCCGGCTTAAGGCCTTGGAAGAGCTGGCCTCGGGCCGGTTCGGCTTCGCCCTTTTGGGCTACGTGCCGGTGAAGGCCAAGGGCCGGGTGGAGGAGGCCTTGGCCCGCCACAAGGACCAGGTGATCTACGCCTTTGAGCCGGTGGACGAGCACCACGAGGCGGATCGAGTACCCGTGGCCCTGGACAATCCTCCTTGGGTCAAGCCCTTTGAGCTTCTGGTGAGCTTCCTCAACACCCCCAAGTACGGCTCCCTGGACCCCACCCCGGTGGTGCCCCTCTTCTTCCCCTTCTGGTTCGGCATGATCGTGGGGGACATAGGGTATGCCCTTCTTTTCCTGCTCCTTGGGCGGTGGCTCTCCGGGTTCGTGAAACGGAATGAGCCTCTGGTCATCGACCTTTTTGCCCTGCGACTCAAGCCCGCCGTCATTGGGAAGCTGGTCTATATCCTCAACTGGATGGTCTTCTGGACGGTGGTCTGGGGCTTCGTCTACGGGGAGTTCTTCGGCACCTTCCTGGAGCACCTGGGGGTGTTTGGCACCCCTGAGCACCCGGGTCTCATCCCCATCCTCATTCCCCGCATTGACACCGCCAAGACCGCCAACCTGCTTATCCTCCTTTCCGTGGCCTTCGGGGTGGTCATGGTCTTCTGGGGCCTGGTCTTGAGGGCCTACCTGGGCCTCAAGCACCGCCACATGGGCCACTTCTGGGAGGGCGTGGGGTACCTGGGGGGCCTGGTGGGCATCCTGGCCCTGGCGGCCTCTTACCTGGGGAACCTCCAGGCTGGGTGGCTGTCTGGGCTCCTGTACTTGGGCTTTGGCGTGTTCTTGCTTGCGGTTCTCCTGAGCCGTATGTGGCTCATGATCCCGGAGATCTTCACCCAGGCGGGGCACATCCTCTCCCACATCCGTATCTATGCGGTGGGGGCTGCTGGGGGTATCCTGGCGGGTCTTCTCACCGATGTGGGCTTCGCCCTGGCGGAGCGGATCGGGCTTCTGGGGGTGTTTTTGGGCATCGCTGTGGCGGGGGTTTTGCATCTCCTCATCCTGCTCCTCACCACCCTGGGCCACATGCTCCAGCCCATCCGTCTTATCTGGGTGGAGTTCTTCACCAAGTTCGGTTTCTACGAGGAGAACGGCAGGCCTTACCGGCCGTTCAAGAGCGTCCGCGAGACGCTTTAG
- a CDS encoding ATP synthase subunit K: MKKLLVTVLVAVFGALAFAAEEAAASGGLDRGLIAVGMGLAVGLAALGTGVAQARIGAAGVGAIAEDRSNFGTALIFLLLPETLVIFGLLIAFILNGKL, translated from the coding sequence ATGAAGAAGCTTCTGGTTACGGTTCTGGTGGCGGTTTTCGGCGCTCTGGCTTTTGCGGCGGAGGAGGCGGCGGCCTCCGGGGGCTTGGACCGAGGCCTTATCGCCGTGGGGATGGGCCTGGCGGTGGGCCTGGCGGCTTTGGGTACCGGTGTGGCCCAGGCCCGCATCGGTGCGGCGGGCGTGGGGGCCATCGCCGAGGACCGGAGCAACTTCGGTACCGCCCTGATCTTCCTCCTCCTGCCCGAGACGCTGGTGATCTTCGGCCTTCTCATCGCCTTCATCCTGAACGGCAAGCTGTAA
- a CDS encoding V-type ATP synthase subunit E produces the protein MSKLEAILSQEVEAEIQTVLQEAKAKAETLKSEAKAKAEGLLAAKKRALEASLQAAIRRAESAGELLLATARTEAKGEVLSQVKAKVEEALRALPDSPEWPQVLRKLAEEALLALGEPEALASHPDNLPHLEGLARERGLELRADPALRLGVRAIGKGGRTQVENALLSRLDRAWDALSSKVAQLLWG, from the coding sequence ATGTCCAAACTGGAAGCCATTTTGAGCCAGGAGGTGGAGGCGGAGATCCAGACCGTCCTGCAAGAGGCCAAGGCCAAGGCGGAGACCCTGAAGTCCGAGGCCAAGGCCAAGGCCGAGGGCTTGCTTGCCGCCAAGAAGCGGGCCCTCGAGGCCAGCCTTCAGGCCGCCATCCGCCGGGCAGAAAGCGCCGGGGAACTCCTCCTGGCCACAGCCCGTACCGAGGCCAAGGGGGAGGTGCTCTCCCAGGTGAAGGCCAAGGTGGAGGAGGCCCTCAGGGCCTTGCCGGATAGCCCCGAATGGCCTCAGGTGTTGCGGAAGCTGGCCGAGGAGGCCCTTCTGGCCTTGGGCGAGCCCGAGGCCCTGGCCTCCCATCCGGACAATCTTCCCCACCTGGAGGGCCTGGCGCGGGAGCGGGGCCTGGAGCTTAGGGCCGACCCTGCCCTGCGCCTCGGGGTGAGGGCCATCGGCAAGGGGGGCAGGACCCAGGTGGAGAACGCCCTGTTAAGCCGTCTGGACCGGGCCTGGGATGCCCTTTCCTCCAAGGTGGCCCAGCTGCTGTGGGGCTAG
- a CDS encoding V-type ATPase subunit: MADDFGYLNARVRARRSTLLKESFFQEALDLSYPDFLRLLSESVYGQDLAGQGLPEVDRAIALTQARLVGDLAGLVTGEAREAVRLLLLRNDLANLQAVLRAKATGRPFEEVVLLPGTLKEALWRQAYEAQDAAGMAQVLSVPGHPLARALRSVLRETQDLARIEALLAKRFFEGVAKASKALEETALRDYLALEVDAENLRTAFKLQGQDVPVETVFIRGGRFVDRVRFARLLEGDYAVLDELSGTPLASLAGARDLKELERRLRCLLLREARKGAADPLGVGLVLAYVKEREWEAVRLRLLARRAYFGLPRSRVEEEVVCP, translated from the coding sequence ATGGCGGACGACTTCGGCTACCTAAACGCCCGGGTGCGGGCCAGGAGGAGCACCCTCCTCAAGGAGAGCTTCTTTCAGGAGGCCTTGGACCTTTCCTATCCCGATTTTCTGCGCCTGCTTTCCGAGAGCGTCTACGGCCAGGACCTAGCCGGCCAGGGCCTTCCCGAGGTGGACCGGGCCATCGCCCTCACCCAGGCCCGGTTGGTGGGGGACCTGGCGGGGTTGGTCACGGGGGAGGCTCGGGAGGCGGTGCGGCTTCTCCTCCTCAGAAACGACCTCGCCAACCTGCAAGCCGTCCTCCGGGCCAAGGCCACGGGGAGGCCCTTTGAGGAGGTGGTGCTTCTCCCGGGCACCTTGAAGGAAGCCCTTTGGCGGCAGGCCTACGAGGCCCAGGATGCGGCGGGGATGGCCCAGGTGCTTTCCGTGCCCGGCCATCCCCTGGCCCGGGCCTTGAGGTCGGTGCTCCGGGAAACCCAGGACCTGGCGCGCATCGAAGCCCTTTTGGCCAAGCGCTTCTTTGAAGGGGTGGCCAAAGCCTCCAAGGCCCTGGAGGAGACGGCCCTGAGGGATTACCTGGCCCTCGAGGTGGATGCGGAGAACCTGCGCACCGCCTTCAAGCTCCAGGGGCAGGATGTGCCGGTGGAAACCGTCTTCATACGGGGTGGGCGGTTCGTGGACAGGGTGCGCTTCGCCCGGCTCCTCGAGGGGGATTACGCCGTCTTGGACGAGCTTTCGGGCACTCCCCTCGCTTCCTTGGCGGGCGCTCGAGACCTGAAGGAACTGGAGCGGAGGCTCAGGTGCCTCCTCCTTAGGGAGGCCCGGAAGGGGGCCGCCGATCCCTTGGGCGTGGGTTTGGTGCTGGCCTATGTGAAGGAAAGGGAGTGGGAGGCGGTACGGCTTAGGCTTTTAGCCAGGCGAGCTTACTTCGGGCTTCCCCGCTCTAGGGTGGAGGAGGAGGTGGTCTGCCCATGA
- the atpF gene encoding V-type ATP synthase subunit F encodes MAVIADPEAAQGFRLAGLEAYAATSAEEARARLENLVQAGGYALVAVDQGLLPEPEKAVERLMRGKDLPVLLPIAGLSEAFQNPDVEGYMRELVRRTIGFDIKL; translated from the coding sequence ATCGCGGTGATCGCCGATCCCGAGGCGGCGCAGGGGTTTCGGCTGGCGGGCCTCGAGGCCTACGCCGCCACCTCGGCAGAGGAAGCCCGGGCCCGGCTGGAAAACCTGGTCCAGGCCGGAGGCTACGCCTTAGTGGCCGTGGACCAGGGGCTTTTGCCGGAGCCGGAGAAGGCGGTGGAGCGGCTCATGCGGGGCAAGGACCTGCCGGTCCTCCTCCCCATCGCCGGCCTCAGCGAGGCTTTCCAAAACCCCGACGTGGAAGGTTACATGCGCGAGCTGGTGCGGAGGACCATCGGCTTCGACATCAAGCTGTAG
- a CDS encoding V-type ATP synthase subunit A, which yields MIQGVIEKIAGPAVIAKGMTGARMYDICKVGHEGLVGEIIRLDGDTAFVQVYEDTSGLKVGEPVVSTGLPLAVELGPGMLNGIYDGIQRPLERIQEKTGIYITRGVVVHALDREKKWAWTPRVKPGDEVRGGMVLGTVPEFNFTHKILVPPDVKGRVKEVKPAGEYTVEEPVVVLEDGTELKMYHTWPVRRARPVQRKLDPNTPFLTGMRILDVLFPVAMGGTAAIPGPFGSGKTVTQQSLAKWSNADVVVYVGCGERGNEMTDVLVEFPELTDPKTGGPLMHRTVLIANTSNMPVAAREASIYVGVTIAEYFRDQGFAVALMADSTSRWAEALREISSRLEEMPAEEGYPPYLAARLAAFYERSGKVITLNGEEGAVTIVGAVSPPGGDMSEPVTQSTLRIVGAFWRLDASLAFRRHFPAINWNGSYSLFTGALDPWYRENVAKDYPELRDAISELLQREAGLQEIVQLVGPDALQDAERLVIEVGRIIREDFLQQNAYHEVDAYCSMGKAYGIMKMILTLYKEAEAAIRRGITIDEILALPVIERIGRARYVSEEEFPRYFEAAMGEIEGAFKALA from the coding sequence ATGATCCAAGGCGTGATCGAGAAGATCGCGGGCCCGGCGGTGATCGCCAAGGGCATGACCGGGGCCCGCATGTACGACATCTGCAAGGTGGGCCACGAGGGCCTGGTGGGGGAGATCATCCGCCTGGACGGGGACACCGCCTTCGTCCAGGTCTACGAGGACACCTCTGGCCTTAAGGTGGGGGAGCCCGTGGTGTCCACGGGCCTCCCCCTGGCGGTGGAGCTGGGCCCGGGGATGCTCAATGGCATCTACGACGGCATCCAGCGACCTCTGGAGCGCATCCAGGAGAAGACCGGCATCTACATCACCCGGGGCGTGGTGGTTCACGCCCTGGACCGGGAGAAAAAGTGGGCCTGGACCCCCAGGGTGAAGCCGGGGGACGAGGTGCGGGGAGGCATGGTGCTCGGCACCGTGCCCGAGTTCAACTTCACCCACAAGATCCTGGTGCCCCCGGACGTGAAGGGTCGGGTCAAGGAGGTGAAGCCCGCCGGGGAGTACACGGTGGAGGAGCCGGTGGTGGTCCTGGAGGATGGCACCGAGCTCAAGATGTACCACACCTGGCCCGTGCGCCGCGCTAGGCCCGTGCAGAGGAAGCTGGACCCCAACACCCCCTTCCTCACGGGCATGCGCATCCTGGACGTCCTCTTTCCCGTGGCCATGGGGGGGACCGCTGCCATCCCGGGCCCCTTTGGCAGCGGCAAGACCGTGACCCAGCAGTCCCTGGCCAAGTGGTCCAACGCCGACGTGGTGGTCTACGTGGGCTGCGGGGAGCGGGGCAACGAGATGACCGACGTCTTGGTGGAGTTCCCCGAGCTCACCGACCCCAAGACGGGCGGGCCCCTCATGCACCGCACCGTGCTCATCGCCAACACCTCCAACATGCCCGTGGCCGCCCGGGAGGCCAGCATCTACGTGGGGGTGACCATCGCCGAGTACTTCCGCGACCAGGGCTTCGCCGTTGCCCTCATGGCCGACTCCACCAGCCGATGGGCGGAGGCCCTGCGGGAGATCTCCAGCCGCCTCGAGGAGATGCCCGCAGAAGAAGGTTACCCCCCTTACCTGGCCGCCCGGCTGGCCGCCTTCTACGAGCGCTCGGGCAAGGTCATCACCCTGAATGGGGAGGAGGGGGCCGTGACCATCGTGGGGGCCGTTTCCCCTCCCGGCGGCGACATGTCCGAGCCCGTGACCCAGTCCACCCTGCGCATCGTGGGGGCCTTCTGGCGCCTGGACGCTTCCTTGGCCTTCCGCCGCCACTTCCCGGCCATCAACTGGAACGGCTCCTACTCCCTCTTCACCGGGGCCTTGGACCCCTGGTATCGGGAGAACGTGGCCAAGGACTACCCCGAGCTCCGGGACGCCATCTCCGAGCTCCTGCAGCGGGAGGCGGGCCTGCAGGAGATCGTGCAGCTCGTGGGCCCCGATGCCCTGCAGGACGCGGAGCGCCTGGTCATCGAGGTGGGGCGCATCATCCGCGAGGACTTCCTGCAGCAGAACGCCTACCACGAGGTGGACGCCTACTGCTCCATGGGCAAGGCCTATGGCATCATGAAGATGATCCTCACCCTCTACAAGGAGGCGGAGGCCGCCATCCGGCGGGGCATCACCATCGACGAGATCCTGGCCCTGCCCGTCATCGAGCGCATTGGTCGGGCCCGCTACGTGAGCGAGGAGGAGTTCCCCCGCTACTTTGAGGCGGCCATGGGGGAGATTGAGGGGGCCTTCAAGGCCCTGGCCTAA
- a CDS encoding V-type ATP synthase subunit B, producing MDLLKKEYTGITYISGPLLFVENAKDLAYGAIVDIKDGTGRVRGGQVIEVSEEYAVIQVFEETTGLDLATTSVSLVEDVARLGVSKEMLGRRFNGIGKPIDGLPPITPEKRLPIVGLPLNPVARRKPEEFIQTGISTIDVMNTLVRGQKLPIFSGSGLPANEIAAQIARQATVRPDLSGEGEKEEPFAVVFAAMGITQRELSYFIQEFERTGALSRSVLFLNKADDPTIERILTPRMALTVAEYLAFEHDYHVLVILTDMTNYCEALREIGASREEIPGRRGYPGYMYTDLATIYERAGVVVGKKGSVTQIPILSMPDDDRTHPIPDLTGYITEGQIQLSRELHRKGIYPPIDPLPSLSRLMNNGVGKGKTREDHKQVSDQLYSAYANGVDIRKLVAIIGEDALTENDRRYLQFADAFERHFINQGQQNRSIEESLQIAWALLSMLPQGELKRISKDHIGKYYGQKLEEIWGAPQAL from the coding sequence ATGGACCTTCTGAAGAAGGAGTACACGGGCATCACCTACATCTCGGGGCCTCTCCTCTTCGTGGAGAACGCCAAGGACCTGGCCTACGGGGCCATCGTGGACATCAAGGACGGCACCGGCCGGGTCCGCGGCGGTCAGGTGATTGAGGTTTCCGAGGAGTACGCGGTCATCCAGGTGTTTGAGGAGACCACGGGGCTGGACCTGGCCACCACCAGCGTGAGCCTGGTGGAGGATGTGGCCCGGCTTGGGGTTTCCAAGGAAATGCTGGGCCGGCGCTTCAACGGGATCGGCAAGCCCATCGACGGCCTGCCCCCCATTACCCCGGAAAAGCGCCTCCCCATCGTGGGCCTGCCCCTGAACCCCGTGGCCCGCAGGAAGCCGGAGGAGTTCATTCAGACCGGCATTTCCACCATCGACGTGATGAACACCCTGGTCAGGGGGCAGAAGCTCCCCATCTTCTCCGGCTCGGGCCTTCCCGCCAACGAGATCGCCGCCCAGATTGCCCGCCAGGCCACGGTGCGCCCCGACCTCTCCGGGGAGGGGGAGAAGGAGGAGCCCTTCGCGGTGGTCTTCGCCGCCATGGGCATCACCCAGCGGGAGCTCTCCTACTTCATCCAGGAGTTCGAGCGCACCGGGGCCCTAAGCCGCTCCGTCCTCTTCCTGAACAAGGCGGACGACCCCACCATCGAGCGCATCCTCACCCCCCGCATGGCCCTCACCGTGGCGGAGTACCTGGCCTTTGAGCACGACTACCACGTGCTGGTTATCCTCACGGACATGACCAACTACTGCGAGGCCCTGCGGGAGATCGGGGCGAGCCGCGAGGAGATCCCCGGCCGGCGCGGATACCCGGGCTACATGTACACGGACCTGGCCACCATCTACGAGCGGGCCGGGGTGGTGGTGGGCAAGAAGGGGTCCGTGACCCAGATCCCCATCCTCTCCATGCCCGACGACGACCGCACCCACCCCATCCCCGACCTCACTGGGTACATCACCGAGGGGCAGATCCAGCTCTCCCGGGAGCTCCACCGCAAGGGCATCTACCCGCCCATTGACCCTCTGCCCTCCCTCTCCCGGCTCATGAACAACGGGGTGGGCAAGGGCAAGACCCGGGAGGACCACAAGCAGGTTTCCGACCAGCTCTACTCCGCCTACGCCAACGGGGTGGACATCCGCAAGCTGGTGGCCATCATCGGCGAGGACGCCCTCACCGAGAACGACCGCCGCTACCTGCAGTTCGCCGACGCCTTTGAGCGGCATTTCATCAACCAGGGCCAGCAGAACCGCTCCATTGAGGAGAGCCTGCAGATCGCCTGGGCCCTCCTCTCCATGCTGCCCCAGGGGGAGCTCAAGCGGATTTCCAAGGACCACATCGGCAAGTACTACGGGCAGAAGCTGGAGGAGATCTGGGGTGCTCCCCAGGCCCTTTAG